A genomic window from Aethina tumida isolate Nest 87 chromosome 4, icAetTumi1.1, whole genome shotgun sequence includes:
- the LOC109594275 gene encoding armadillo repeat-containing protein 2 isoform X1 gives MDLRTDTMKPGVGGGINKISLPFYEPPPRKTSAEIINEARLAIKESQMGENTFAPTTIKPLQTQRPFTPRDKERLLFGKRAKTNRPPSSFSLRYLQNETDLPQTPPDNTILSPSMLVKQTPLQHPQIAPPQKHQRSNSLSEINDSIFNIGVKESLHKVKLPSLDKLSSKKKLFRNNTTSLDKLPEENETYPRSSESRNAFSSPQERTSYDFDSPFGRPSSKQQSLSQCLLLGPQNLDKLFDNKHIIEHSESLFSKSGYFHSQFQSALLNKIQKKSISVDTKKLRTVDDVLISLNKESERKYKDDVVISLLHELYDCMEKEKLLEGKINSKLKIQILKTLYKFVESQEERILIIIAKIILALKVTGNNLSGVCKLIFKVSKNDKNDQLFFQKNLLELFVDALGRSSPLDDAEACVYGYGAVKFLTMNSKLLEKITSLGILELMVLHIKIINTAKIDKTTIPEQTHHALFQLTGALRNLVSEEFIYDNFISCGAVNELCQALEFFSSDLDVVANISRTLSIISTNDCCCDSLVEYRNIYKILLNLFNKYPGNEEIIVRLAYTLGNIVSKIDNSRVKFFEETNSIESLLNIWKIYLERTLKNCSLQLDNIDKNVPNTEDVMVKTIRIIANIVINPEIGRQINEKYGNSLIEETLKVLISNPFKKNEELVLSVLSTLNNLSYYYTSDMEIDIFHVKQVDIIEGITEYAKSRNKECVIETMRILGNLSRSKASRTYIADSEIFGVLIILLDKADLTLLKTTVGVFVNLMSDNRSRKLFKLNGGVRKLIEILKNYCERDWMLGTLVCQALWNYCIETPNLYDLITETEIQELLIILADYLDEEKLFGIEENSTDPDLYVTQEYLIWEEFANVATNLLEKIEYFLDTFDQNVSENTKDTKDCSTNLSLNAW, from the exons ATGGATCTTCGTACGGATACCATGAAACCAGGCGTCGGGGGcggcataaataaaatttctttgccGTTCTATGAACCGCCACCGAGGAAAACAAGCGCTGAGATCATAAATGAAGCTCGATTAGCCATTAAAg AATCCCAAATGGGTGAGAATACATTCGCTCCGACCACCATAAAACCATTGCAAACCCAAAGACCATTCACACCAAGGGACAAGGAACGGTTGCTGTTCGGCAAAAGGGCCAAAACCAACAGACCACCGAGTTCCTTCAG TCTACGGTATCTTCAAAATGAAACCGATTTACCCCAAACACCGCCAGACAATACTATTTTATCTCCGTCGATGCTGGTTAAACAAACCCCTCTGCAACATCCCCAAATTGCGCCGCCACAGAAGCATCAAAGATCAAACTCCTTATCAGAAATAAACGACAgcattttcaacattggtgTCAAAGAGTCTCTGCATAAAGTCAAATTACCATCTTTGGATAAACTTTCATCCAAAAAAAAGTTGTTCAGGAACAACACCACTTCTCTGGACAAAC tacctGAAGAAAATGAAACCTACCCGAGGTCGTCGGAATCTCGAAATGCGTTTAGCTCGCCGCAAGAAAGGACGAGTTACGATTTCGATTCGCCCTTTGGCAGACCGTCATCCAAGCAACAAAGTTTATCTCAATGTTTATTGCTTGGTCCGCAGAATTTAGACAAACTGTTCGACAACAAACATATAATAGAACATTCCGAATCACTGTTCAGCAAATCAGGTTATTTTCACAGCCAATTCCAAAGCGCACTtctgaataaaatacaaaaaaaatccaTTTCAGTAGATacgaaaaaattaagaacagtGGATGATGTGTTGATTAGTTTGAATAAGGAGAGTGAAAGGAAATATAAAGATGATGTTGTGATCAGTTTGTTGCACGAGTTGTATGATTGTATGGAGAAGGAGAAACTTTTGGAAGGGAAAATTAATTCGAAGCTCAAAATTCAGATTCTCAAAACGTTGTATAAATTTGTGGAGTCCCAAGAGGAACGAATTCTGATCATTATTGCGAAGATCATATTGGCT CTAAAAGTGACAGGGAACAATCTCAGTGGAGTCtgcaaattgatatttaaggTCTCTAAAAACGATAAAAATGACCAGCTATTCTTCCAAAAAAACCTACTAG AATTGTTCGTGGACGCTTTGGGCAGGTCAAGTCCGTTGGACGATGCAGAAGCCTGCGTTTATGGGTATGGAGCAGTGAAATTTTTGACCATGAATTCAAAACTTCTGGAAAAAATCACAAGCCTTGGAATTCTCGAGTTAATGGTGTtgcatatcaaaattataaacacgGCG aaaattgataaaaccaCAATTCCGGAACAAACCCACCATGCTTTGTTTCAATTAACTGGAGCTTTAAGGAATCTTGTGTCGGAAgagtttatttatgataattttatcagTTGTGGAGCTGTGAATGAACTGTGTCAAGCTTTGGAATTCTTCTCTTCAGATCTGGATGTTGTGGCCAACATTTCAAGGACATTGAG cATAATATCAACGAACGACTGTTGTTGTGATAGTCTGGTGGAATaccgaaatatttataaaattttgctgAATTTGTTCAACAAATATCCAGgaaatgaagaaattattGTGAGACTGGCTTACACACTTGGGAACATAGTTTCAAAAATAGACAACAGTAGAGTAAAG TTTTTTGAAGAAACAAATTCGATAGAGAGCCTGTTGAACATCTGGAAAATCTACTTGGAGAGAACTCTTAAAAATTGCTCACTACAGCTCGATaacattgataaaaatgtgCCCAATACAGAAGACGTAATGGTAAag aCAATTAGAATTATAGCAAACATTGTGATAAACCCCGAAATTGGGCggcaaataaatgaaaaatacggCAACTCGTTAATTGAAGAGACactcaaagttttaattagtaatccTTTTAAGAAGAATGAGGAGTTAGTTTTATCAGTACTTAgtactttaaataatctatCATATTATTATACCAGTGACATGGAAATTGACATTTTCCACGTAAAGCAAGTGGACATTATTGAAG GAATCACAGAATATGCGAAATCCAGAAACAAAGAATGCGTAATTGAGACCATGAGAATACTAGGGAATTTATCCAGGTCCAAAGCGTCAAGAACTTACATTGCGGATTCTGAAATCTTTGGAGTGTTGATCATCCTTCTTGacaaag CCGActtaactttacttaaaactACGGTGGGGGTGTTTGTAAATTTGATGTCAGATAACAGGtcaagaaaattgtttaaacttaATGGAGGAGTGCGCAAgcttattgaaattttgaagaattacTGTGAACGGGACTGGATGTTGGGGACTCTTGTGTGTCAAGCCCTTTGGAATTACTGCATTGAAACACCCAATCTGTAtgatttaataactgaaaccGAAATACAAGAACTTTTGATCATTCTCGCGGATTATCTag atgaaGAGAAGTTGTTTGGCATCGAAGAAAACTCAACGGATCCTGATCTGTACGTGActcaagaatatttaatatgggaGGAGTTTGCCAATGTGGCAACGAATTTATTGGAGAAAATCGAGTATTTTTTGGACACATTTGATCAAAACGTCAGTGAAAATACTAAGGACACAAAAGATTGTAGtacaaatttaagtttaaatgcTTGGTAg
- the LOC109594275 gene encoding armadillo repeat-containing protein 2 isoform X2, translated as MDLRTDTMKPGVGGGINKISLPFYEPPPRKTSAEIINEARLAIKESQMGENTFAPTTIKPLQTQRPFTPRDKERLLFGKRAKTNRPPSSFSLRYLQNETDLPQTPPDNTILSPSMLVKQTPLQHPQIAPPQKHQRSNSLSEINDSIFNIGVKESLHKVKLPSLDKLSSKKKLFRNNTTSLDKLPEENETYPRSSESRNAFSSPQERTSYDFDSPFGRPSSKQQSLSQCLLLGPQNLDKLFDNKHIIEHSESLFSKSVDTKKLRTVDDVLISLNKESERKYKDDVVISLLHELYDCMEKEKLLEGKINSKLKIQILKTLYKFVESQEERILIIIAKIILALKVTGNNLSGVCKLIFKVSKNDKNDQLFFQKNLLELFVDALGRSSPLDDAEACVYGYGAVKFLTMNSKLLEKITSLGILELMVLHIKIINTAKIDKTTIPEQTHHALFQLTGALRNLVSEEFIYDNFISCGAVNELCQALEFFSSDLDVVANISRTLSIISTNDCCCDSLVEYRNIYKILLNLFNKYPGNEEIIVRLAYTLGNIVSKIDNSRVKFFEETNSIESLLNIWKIYLERTLKNCSLQLDNIDKNVPNTEDVMVKTIRIIANIVINPEIGRQINEKYGNSLIEETLKVLISNPFKKNEELVLSVLSTLNNLSYYYTSDMEIDIFHVKQVDIIEGITEYAKSRNKECVIETMRILGNLSRSKASRTYIADSEIFGVLIILLDKADLTLLKTTVGVFVNLMSDNRSRKLFKLNGGVRKLIEILKNYCERDWMLGTLVCQALWNYCIETPNLYDLITETEIQELLIILADYLDEEKLFGIEENSTDPDLYVTQEYLIWEEFANVATNLLEKIEYFLDTFDQNVSENTKDTKDCSTNLSLNAW; from the exons ATGGATCTTCGTACGGATACCATGAAACCAGGCGTCGGGGGcggcataaataaaatttctttgccGTTCTATGAACCGCCACCGAGGAAAACAAGCGCTGAGATCATAAATGAAGCTCGATTAGCCATTAAAg AATCCCAAATGGGTGAGAATACATTCGCTCCGACCACCATAAAACCATTGCAAACCCAAAGACCATTCACACCAAGGGACAAGGAACGGTTGCTGTTCGGCAAAAGGGCCAAAACCAACAGACCACCGAGTTCCTTCAG TCTACGGTATCTTCAAAATGAAACCGATTTACCCCAAACACCGCCAGACAATACTATTTTATCTCCGTCGATGCTGGTTAAACAAACCCCTCTGCAACATCCCCAAATTGCGCCGCCACAGAAGCATCAAAGATCAAACTCCTTATCAGAAATAAACGACAgcattttcaacattggtgTCAAAGAGTCTCTGCATAAAGTCAAATTACCATCTTTGGATAAACTTTCATCCAAAAAAAAGTTGTTCAGGAACAACACCACTTCTCTGGACAAAC tacctGAAGAAAATGAAACCTACCCGAGGTCGTCGGAATCTCGAAATGCGTTTAGCTCGCCGCAAGAAAGGACGAGTTACGATTTCGATTCGCCCTTTGGCAGACCGTCATCCAAGCAACAAAGTTTATCTCAATGTTTATTGCTTGGTCCGCAGAATTTAGACAAACTGTTCGACAACAAACATATAATAGAACATTCCGAATCACTGTTCAGCAAATCAG TAGATacgaaaaaattaagaacagtGGATGATGTGTTGATTAGTTTGAATAAGGAGAGTGAAAGGAAATATAAAGATGATGTTGTGATCAGTTTGTTGCACGAGTTGTATGATTGTATGGAGAAGGAGAAACTTTTGGAAGGGAAAATTAATTCGAAGCTCAAAATTCAGATTCTCAAAACGTTGTATAAATTTGTGGAGTCCCAAGAGGAACGAATTCTGATCATTATTGCGAAGATCATATTGGCT CTAAAAGTGACAGGGAACAATCTCAGTGGAGTCtgcaaattgatatttaaggTCTCTAAAAACGATAAAAATGACCAGCTATTCTTCCAAAAAAACCTACTAG AATTGTTCGTGGACGCTTTGGGCAGGTCAAGTCCGTTGGACGATGCAGAAGCCTGCGTTTATGGGTATGGAGCAGTGAAATTTTTGACCATGAATTCAAAACTTCTGGAAAAAATCACAAGCCTTGGAATTCTCGAGTTAATGGTGTtgcatatcaaaattataaacacgGCG aaaattgataaaaccaCAATTCCGGAACAAACCCACCATGCTTTGTTTCAATTAACTGGAGCTTTAAGGAATCTTGTGTCGGAAgagtttatttatgataattttatcagTTGTGGAGCTGTGAATGAACTGTGTCAAGCTTTGGAATTCTTCTCTTCAGATCTGGATGTTGTGGCCAACATTTCAAGGACATTGAG cATAATATCAACGAACGACTGTTGTTGTGATAGTCTGGTGGAATaccgaaatatttataaaattttgctgAATTTGTTCAACAAATATCCAGgaaatgaagaaattattGTGAGACTGGCTTACACACTTGGGAACATAGTTTCAAAAATAGACAACAGTAGAGTAAAG TTTTTTGAAGAAACAAATTCGATAGAGAGCCTGTTGAACATCTGGAAAATCTACTTGGAGAGAACTCTTAAAAATTGCTCACTACAGCTCGATaacattgataaaaatgtgCCCAATACAGAAGACGTAATGGTAAag aCAATTAGAATTATAGCAAACATTGTGATAAACCCCGAAATTGGGCggcaaataaatgaaaaatacggCAACTCGTTAATTGAAGAGACactcaaagttttaattagtaatccTTTTAAGAAGAATGAGGAGTTAGTTTTATCAGTACTTAgtactttaaataatctatCATATTATTATACCAGTGACATGGAAATTGACATTTTCCACGTAAAGCAAGTGGACATTATTGAAG GAATCACAGAATATGCGAAATCCAGAAACAAAGAATGCGTAATTGAGACCATGAGAATACTAGGGAATTTATCCAGGTCCAAAGCGTCAAGAACTTACATTGCGGATTCTGAAATCTTTGGAGTGTTGATCATCCTTCTTGacaaag CCGActtaactttacttaaaactACGGTGGGGGTGTTTGTAAATTTGATGTCAGATAACAGGtcaagaaaattgtttaaacttaATGGAGGAGTGCGCAAgcttattgaaattttgaagaattacTGTGAACGGGACTGGATGTTGGGGACTCTTGTGTGTCAAGCCCTTTGGAATTACTGCATTGAAACACCCAATCTGTAtgatttaataactgaaaccGAAATACAAGAACTTTTGATCATTCTCGCGGATTATCTag atgaaGAGAAGTTGTTTGGCATCGAAGAAAACTCAACGGATCCTGATCTGTACGTGActcaagaatatttaatatgggaGGAGTTTGCCAATGTGGCAACGAATTTATTGGAGAAAATCGAGTATTTTTTGGACACATTTGATCAAAACGTCAGTGAAAATACTAAGGACACAAAAGATTGTAGtacaaatttaagtttaaatgcTTGGTAg
- the LOC109594275 gene encoding armadillo repeat-containing protein 2 isoform X3: protein MDLRTDTMKPGVGGGINKISLPFYEPPPRKTSAEIINEARLAIKESQMGENTFAPTTIKPLQTQRPFTPRDKERLLFGKRAKTNRPPSSFSLRYLQNETDLPQTPPDNTILSPSMLVKQTPLQHPQIAPPQKHQRSNSLSEINDSIFNIGVKESLHKVKLPSLDKLSSKKKLFRNNTTSLDKLPEENETYPRSSESRNAFSSPQERTSYDFDSPFGRPSSKQQSLSQCLLLGPQNLDKLFDNKHIIEHSESLFSKSDTKKLRTVDDVLISLNKESERKYKDDVVISLLHELYDCMEKEKLLEGKINSKLKIQILKTLYKFVESQEERILIIIAKIILALKVTGNNLSGVCKLIFKVSKNDKNDQLFFQKNLLELFVDALGRSSPLDDAEACVYGYGAVKFLTMNSKLLEKITSLGILELMVLHIKIINTAKIDKTTIPEQTHHALFQLTGALRNLVSEEFIYDNFISCGAVNELCQALEFFSSDLDVVANISRTLSIISTNDCCCDSLVEYRNIYKILLNLFNKYPGNEEIIVRLAYTLGNIVSKIDNSRVKFFEETNSIESLLNIWKIYLERTLKNCSLQLDNIDKNVPNTEDVMVKTIRIIANIVINPEIGRQINEKYGNSLIEETLKVLISNPFKKNEELVLSVLSTLNNLSYYYTSDMEIDIFHVKQVDIIEGITEYAKSRNKECVIETMRILGNLSRSKASRTYIADSEIFGVLIILLDKADLTLLKTTVGVFVNLMSDNRSRKLFKLNGGVRKLIEILKNYCERDWMLGTLVCQALWNYCIETPNLYDLITETEIQELLIILADYLDEEKLFGIEENSTDPDLYVTQEYLIWEEFANVATNLLEKIEYFLDTFDQNVSENTKDTKDCSTNLSLNAW from the exons ATGGATCTTCGTACGGATACCATGAAACCAGGCGTCGGGGGcggcataaataaaatttctttgccGTTCTATGAACCGCCACCGAGGAAAACAAGCGCTGAGATCATAAATGAAGCTCGATTAGCCATTAAAg AATCCCAAATGGGTGAGAATACATTCGCTCCGACCACCATAAAACCATTGCAAACCCAAAGACCATTCACACCAAGGGACAAGGAACGGTTGCTGTTCGGCAAAAGGGCCAAAACCAACAGACCACCGAGTTCCTTCAG TCTACGGTATCTTCAAAATGAAACCGATTTACCCCAAACACCGCCAGACAATACTATTTTATCTCCGTCGATGCTGGTTAAACAAACCCCTCTGCAACATCCCCAAATTGCGCCGCCACAGAAGCATCAAAGATCAAACTCCTTATCAGAAATAAACGACAgcattttcaacattggtgTCAAAGAGTCTCTGCATAAAGTCAAATTACCATCTTTGGATAAACTTTCATCCAAAAAAAAGTTGTTCAGGAACAACACCACTTCTCTGGACAAAC tacctGAAGAAAATGAAACCTACCCGAGGTCGTCGGAATCTCGAAATGCGTTTAGCTCGCCGCAAGAAAGGACGAGTTACGATTTCGATTCGCCCTTTGGCAGACCGTCATCCAAGCAACAAAGTTTATCTCAATGTTTATTGCTTGGTCCGCAGAATTTAGACAAACTGTTCGACAACAAACATATAATAGAACATTCCGAATCACTGTTCAGCAAATCAG ATacgaaaaaattaagaacagtGGATGATGTGTTGATTAGTTTGAATAAGGAGAGTGAAAGGAAATATAAAGATGATGTTGTGATCAGTTTGTTGCACGAGTTGTATGATTGTATGGAGAAGGAGAAACTTTTGGAAGGGAAAATTAATTCGAAGCTCAAAATTCAGATTCTCAAAACGTTGTATAAATTTGTGGAGTCCCAAGAGGAACGAATTCTGATCATTATTGCGAAGATCATATTGGCT CTAAAAGTGACAGGGAACAATCTCAGTGGAGTCtgcaaattgatatttaaggTCTCTAAAAACGATAAAAATGACCAGCTATTCTTCCAAAAAAACCTACTAG AATTGTTCGTGGACGCTTTGGGCAGGTCAAGTCCGTTGGACGATGCAGAAGCCTGCGTTTATGGGTATGGAGCAGTGAAATTTTTGACCATGAATTCAAAACTTCTGGAAAAAATCACAAGCCTTGGAATTCTCGAGTTAATGGTGTtgcatatcaaaattataaacacgGCG aaaattgataaaaccaCAATTCCGGAACAAACCCACCATGCTTTGTTTCAATTAACTGGAGCTTTAAGGAATCTTGTGTCGGAAgagtttatttatgataattttatcagTTGTGGAGCTGTGAATGAACTGTGTCAAGCTTTGGAATTCTTCTCTTCAGATCTGGATGTTGTGGCCAACATTTCAAGGACATTGAG cATAATATCAACGAACGACTGTTGTTGTGATAGTCTGGTGGAATaccgaaatatttataaaattttgctgAATTTGTTCAACAAATATCCAGgaaatgaagaaattattGTGAGACTGGCTTACACACTTGGGAACATAGTTTCAAAAATAGACAACAGTAGAGTAAAG TTTTTTGAAGAAACAAATTCGATAGAGAGCCTGTTGAACATCTGGAAAATCTACTTGGAGAGAACTCTTAAAAATTGCTCACTACAGCTCGATaacattgataaaaatgtgCCCAATACAGAAGACGTAATGGTAAag aCAATTAGAATTATAGCAAACATTGTGATAAACCCCGAAATTGGGCggcaaataaatgaaaaatacggCAACTCGTTAATTGAAGAGACactcaaagttttaattagtaatccTTTTAAGAAGAATGAGGAGTTAGTTTTATCAGTACTTAgtactttaaataatctatCATATTATTATACCAGTGACATGGAAATTGACATTTTCCACGTAAAGCAAGTGGACATTATTGAAG GAATCACAGAATATGCGAAATCCAGAAACAAAGAATGCGTAATTGAGACCATGAGAATACTAGGGAATTTATCCAGGTCCAAAGCGTCAAGAACTTACATTGCGGATTCTGAAATCTTTGGAGTGTTGATCATCCTTCTTGacaaag CCGActtaactttacttaaaactACGGTGGGGGTGTTTGTAAATTTGATGTCAGATAACAGGtcaagaaaattgtttaaacttaATGGAGGAGTGCGCAAgcttattgaaattttgaagaattacTGTGAACGGGACTGGATGTTGGGGACTCTTGTGTGTCAAGCCCTTTGGAATTACTGCATTGAAACACCCAATCTGTAtgatttaataactgaaaccGAAATACAAGAACTTTTGATCATTCTCGCGGATTATCTag atgaaGAGAAGTTGTTTGGCATCGAAGAAAACTCAACGGATCCTGATCTGTACGTGActcaagaatatttaatatgggaGGAGTTTGCCAATGTGGCAACGAATTTATTGGAGAAAATCGAGTATTTTTTGGACACATTTGATCAAAACGTCAGTGAAAATACTAAGGACACAAAAGATTGTAGtacaaatttaagtttaaatgcTTGGTAg